A DNA window from Jatrophihabitans sp. contains the following coding sequences:
- a CDS encoding bifunctional riboflavin kinase/FAD synthetase yields MQRWRGLEEIPAGWGRCVATIGVFDGLHRGHQQIIARARQLAQERSLPTVLVTFTPHPSEVVRPGSHPPQLTTNTRKAELAAESGVDVVVFLPFTLEFSKLTPEEFIHEAVVAELHADAVVVGENFRFGHKAAGDVAMLADLGRRWGFQAEGVTLLAEAGRPISSTYIRSCVEAGDLGAAAHALGRPHRLDGVVVRGDQRGRGLGFPTANVRTASFAAVPADGIYAGRVVQIDEWGNTRAGMPALPAAISVGSNPTFEGRHRSVEAFVLDFEGDLYGQNLGVEFVRRLRGMIKFDSVQDLVAQMAEDVVQTRQLLG; encoded by the coding sequence GTGCAACGCTGGCGTGGTCTAGAAGAGATTCCTGCCGGATGGGGTCGCTGTGTGGCCACCATCGGGGTCTTCGACGGCCTGCACCGCGGGCATCAGCAGATCATCGCCCGGGCCCGGCAGCTGGCGCAGGAGCGGTCGCTGCCGACGGTGCTGGTGACCTTCACGCCGCATCCGTCGGAGGTGGTGCGTCCCGGCAGCCATCCGCCCCAGCTGACCACCAACACCCGCAAGGCCGAGCTCGCGGCCGAGTCCGGCGTCGACGTGGTGGTGTTCCTGCCCTTCACCCTGGAGTTCTCCAAGCTCACCCCTGAGGAGTTCATCCACGAGGCGGTGGTCGCCGAGCTGCACGCCGACGCGGTGGTGGTGGGGGAGAACTTCCGCTTCGGCCACAAGGCCGCCGGCGATGTGGCGATGCTGGCAGACCTGGGCCGTCGCTGGGGGTTCCAGGCCGAGGGTGTGACGCTGCTGGCCGAGGCCGGCCGGCCGATCTCCTCGACCTACATCCGCTCCTGCGTCGAGGCCGGTGACCTGGGCGCCGCCGCGCACGCCCTCGGCCGGCCGCACCGGCTCGACGGCGTGGTGGTGCGCGGTGACCAGCGTGGCCGGGGCCTGGGCTTTCCGACGGCCAACGTCCGCACGGCGTCGTTCGCGGCGGTGCCCGCCGACGGCATCTACGCCGGCCGGGTGGTGCAGATCGACGAGTGGGGCAACACCAGGGCAGGCATGCCGGCCCTGCCGGCGGCCATCTCGGTCGGGAGCAACCCGACCTTCGAGGGCCGGCACCGCTCGGTCGAGGCGTTCGTGTTGGACTTCGAGGGCGATCTGTACGGCCAGAACCTCGGCGTGGAGTTCGTCCGCCGGCTGCGCGGCATGATCAAGTTCGACTCGGTCCAGGACCTGGTCGCCCAGATGGCCGAGGACGTCGTCCAGACCCGGCAGTTGCTGGGTTAG
- a CDS encoding sulfate ABC transporter permease subunit, whose amino-acid sequence MAERAVAERAGDERSGAERAVTAQSRPVTGRPARRRRTSRSRWALRLVAVGYVGILVALPVGLVLWRAVDQGAGAFVDAVSGPEAMAAFRLTAIVAGSAVVINTVFGVGAALLLARYQFRGRRLMDLLIDLPISVSPIIVGLALILAFGWTTGWFGPALQDAGVQLIFATPGMVLATAFVSLPLVVREVLPVLTETGLEQDQAARSLGANAVQRFRRITLPTIKWALAYGVVLSVARALGEFGAVRVVSGNVGGQTQTVTLLVDERAEQFEPGAYQLSVVLIAVAALSIVIISIIRPREQSEK is encoded by the coding sequence GTGGCTGAGCGAGCAGTGGCCGAGCGGGCGGGGGACGAGCGGTCAGGGGCTGAGCGAGCGGTCACAGCGCAGTCCCGGCCGGTGACCGGCCGGCCGGCCCGGCGGCGGCGGACCAGCCGCAGTCGGTGGGCGCTGCGCCTGGTGGCGGTGGGCTACGTGGGCATCCTGGTGGCCCTGCCGGTGGGACTGGTGCTGTGGCGCGCCGTCGACCAGGGCGCGGGCGCCTTCGTCGACGCCGTCAGCGGTCCCGAGGCGATGGCCGCCTTCCGGCTGACCGCGATCGTGGCCGGGTCGGCGGTGGTGATCAACACCGTCTTCGGGGTGGGCGCGGCGCTGCTGCTGGCCCGCTACCAGTTTCGTGGCCGGCGGCTGATGGACCTGCTGATCGACCTGCCGATCTCGGTGTCGCCGATCATCGTGGGGCTGGCGCTGATCCTGGCGTTCGGCTGGACCACCGGCTGGTTCGGTCCGGCGCTGCAGGACGCCGGCGTGCAGCTCATCTTCGCCACCCCGGGAATGGTGCTGGCGACCGCGTTCGTGTCACTGCCGCTGGTGGTCCGCGAGGTGCTGCCGGTGCTCACCGAGACCGGCCTGGAGCAGGATCAGGCCGCCCGGTCCCTGGGCGCCAACGCCGTGCAACGGTTCCGCCGGATCACCCTGCCCACCATCAAGTGGGCCCTGGCCTACGGCGTGGTGCTCAGCGTCGCCCGAGCGCTGGGTGAGTTCGGCGCCGTCCGGGTGGTCTCGGGCAACGTCGGCGGCCAGACCCAGACGGTGACGCTGCTGGTCGACGAGCGCGCCGAGCAGTTCGAGCCGGGCGCGTACCAGCTCTCGGTGGTGCTGATCGCGGTGGCCGCGCTGAGCATCGTGATCATCTCGATAATCCGTCCTCGCGAGCAGAGTGAGAAGTAG
- a CDS encoding extracellular solute-binding protein — translation MRTTTHATSRRGAALVAAAVSVLLALTGCSSSNASAGGQLSLVAFSVPKPAYEALTAAFSATDKGKGVSWAASYGASGTQSQSVSNGQKADYVALSLEPDMTKLVPKFVDPSWNTGPTKGMVSSSVVVIAVRKGNPLQIKGWDDLIKPDVDIVTPDPGSSGGAKWNVLAAYAHILAHGGTEAQAQDYLKAFFANVVSKPSSAANATSTFLNGTGDVLLSYENEAIAARQKGQPLDYVVPAESILIENPGAVTKTAPQSAKDFLEFVRGEAGQKVFIAKGFRPVISDVAVGSVAGANDPANPFPEVAKLQTIADLGGWSAVNKKYFDKTTGIVTRIISGASG, via the coding sequence ATGAGAACGACCACCCACGCCACCTCCCGCAGGGGTGCGGCGTTAGTCGCAGCCGCAGTGTCTGTCCTGCTGGCGCTGACCGGCTGCTCGTCGTCCAATGCCTCGGCCGGCGGCCAGCTGTCCCTGGTCGCGTTCTCGGTGCCCAAGCCCGCCTACGAGGCGCTCACGGCGGCGTTCTCGGCCACCGACAAGGGCAAGGGCGTCAGCTGGGCCGCCTCCTACGGCGCCAGCGGCACCCAGAGCCAGTCGGTCAGCAACGGCCAGAAAGCCGACTACGTCGCGCTCTCGCTTGAGCCGGACATGACCAAGCTGGTGCCTAAGTTCGTCGATCCGAGCTGGAACACCGGCCCCACCAAAGGCATGGTGTCGAGCTCGGTCGTCGTGATCGCGGTGCGCAAGGGCAATCCGCTGCAGATCAAGGGCTGGGACGACCTGATCAAGCCCGATGTCGACATCGTCACGCCCGACCCCGGCTCCTCCGGCGGGGCCAAGTGGAACGTCCTGGCCGCCTACGCCCACATCCTCGCCCACGGCGGGACCGAGGCGCAGGCGCAGGACTACCTCAAGGCGTTCTTCGCCAACGTGGTCAGCAAGCCCTCCAGCGCCGCCAACGCGACCTCGACGTTCCTCAACGGCACCGGTGACGTGCTGCTGTCCTATGAGAACGAGGCCATCGCGGCGCGGCAGAAGGGCCAGCCGCTGGACTACGTGGTTCCGGCCGAGTCGATCCTGATCGAGAACCCGGGAGCAGTCACCAAGACCGCGCCGCAATCGGCCAAGGACTTCCTGGAGTTCGTGCGCGGCGAGGCGGGGCAGAAGGTCTTCATCGCCAAGGGCTTCCGGCCGGTGATCTCCGACGTCGCGGTGGGCAGCGTGGCCGGCGCCAACGACCCGGCCAACCCGTTTCCGGAGGTCGCCAAGCTGCAGACCATCGCAGACCTCGGTGGCTGGAGCGCGGTGAACAAGAAGTACTTCGACAAGACCACCGGAATCGTGACCCGGATCATCAGCGGCGCCAGTGGCTGA
- a CDS encoding DUF262 domain-containing protein has translation MSVATPPLDRSMSSSATYDIPRLLNLASTGKLRVPRFQRSFVWDAADVRRLFDSIYRGFPIGTLLLWRQQVPAESIAFGGVQLRAPASSDALMVVDGQQRITTLVAALSPDPLFVDERFEVFFDLARRRFVGSNRGMPPPRSIPVRETLESRSLLAWLRGHGDQLEESDLELADELGGALRDYRVPAYIVEGNDERLLREVFDRVNSAGKPITRAQVFHALFANESQPGSPATVVQELQRTGFGEIPESRVVQSLLAMRGGDVQRDIHEEFADDEDPADWYEQTEHALDRSIQFLKAEGVVHQLLLPSSFPLPVLAAFFHLHSEPEPSVEKLLSRWLWRGWVHGFGREGGQTPTLRRAVRTINPKKKLPHLAPDEFTAVKALLEPIRDQEIEELGLSPFRTDNANARLVLITLASLKPLDPATGKPIDVAAALGKYGVDAVGDLVPRKRSDVGARGFWLPDWEPLSGFEDDAILASHAITREAAAFLRAGDITSFLADRAAHVQDLTVARVNSKLASGMNARPPLSSLLVPDPKSESA, from the coding sequence ATGAGCGTAGCGACGCCACCACTCGATCGGTCGATGTCGAGCTCGGCGACGTACGACATCCCGCGGCTGCTGAACCTAGCCTCGACCGGCAAGCTGCGCGTCCCCCGATTTCAGCGATCGTTTGTGTGGGACGCGGCCGACGTTCGCCGTCTCTTCGACAGTATCTACCGCGGCTTTCCGATTGGGACGCTATTGCTATGGCGTCAGCAGGTGCCGGCTGAGTCCATTGCCTTTGGAGGTGTGCAGCTTAGAGCTCCAGCGTCAAGTGACGCACTCATGGTCGTGGATGGCCAGCAGCGCATCACAACTCTAGTAGCGGCGCTTTCTCCAGATCCCCTATTCGTAGATGAGCGCTTTGAGGTGTTTTTCGACTTGGCGCGCAGGCGGTTTGTCGGATCGAACCGGGGGATGCCCCCTCCGCGCTCAATCCCTGTACGCGAGACCCTTGAATCGCGCAGCCTACTTGCCTGGTTAAGAGGTCACGGCGATCAACTAGAGGAAAGCGACTTAGAACTTGCTGACGAGTTAGGCGGTGCCCTTCGGGATTATCGAGTGCCTGCTTATATCGTCGAGGGGAACGACGAGCGGCTGCTCCGCGAAGTCTTTGATCGAGTGAATAGCGCAGGCAAACCGATCACTCGCGCTCAAGTATTTCATGCTTTGTTTGCTAACGAGTCTCAGCCGGGTAGTCCTGCCACGGTTGTGCAGGAACTGCAGCGCACCGGATTCGGTGAGATCCCTGAAAGCCGTGTAGTGCAAAGTCTTCTGGCAATGCGTGGAGGAGACGTTCAGCGCGACATCCATGAAGAGTTCGCGGACGATGAAGATCCAGCGGATTGGTATGAACAGACCGAACATGCCCTGGATAGAAGCATTCAGTTCCTTAAAGCAGAGGGTGTTGTGCACCAGCTTCTATTGCCCTCAAGTTTTCCCCTTCCTGTGCTTGCCGCGTTCTTCCATTTGCACTCAGAACCAGAGCCGTCGGTGGAAAAACTTCTTTCCCGGTGGTTATGGCGCGGATGGGTTCACGGCTTCGGTCGCGAAGGTGGTCAAACCCCTACACTCAGGCGTGCAGTAAGAACAATAAATCCGAAGAAAAAACTTCCTCACTTGGCTCCGGATGAGTTCACAGCTGTTAAGGCTCTTTTGGAGCCTATCCGCGATCAGGAAATTGAGGAGCTGGGGCTATCCCCCTTTAGAACCGACAACGCGAATGCACGTTTGGTACTGATCACGTTAGCGTCCCTTAAGCCGCTTGATCCAGCGACAGGGAAGCCAATTGACGTTGCAGCGGCACTCGGTAAGTATGGCGTAGATGCAGTTGGTGACCTGGTTCCCCGAAAACGATCTGATGTCGGGGCTCGGGGCTTTTGGCTTCCGGACTGGGAGCCTCTCTCTGGGTTTGAAGATGATGCAATTCTAGCGAGTCACGCGATTACTCGGGAGGCCGCAGCCTTTTTGCGTGCTGGAGATATAACCAGCTTCCTGGCTGACCGGGCTGCACATGTGCAGGACCTCACCGTTGCCAGGGTGAACAGCAAGCTCGCTAGTGGCATGAATGCACGTCCACCGCTTTCGAGTCTTCTCGTTCCTGACCCTAAGTCTGAGTCTGCATGA
- a CDS encoding polyribonucleotide nucleotidyltransferase, with the protein MSENDAVNGITETVATIDNGSFGTRVIRFETGRLAKQAAGSVVAYLDEDTMLLSATTAGKSPKEQFDFFPLTVDVEERMYAAGRIPGSFFRREGRPSEDAILTCRLIDRPLRPTFIKGLRNEVQVVITVMALNPDHAYDVLAINAASASTQISGLPFNGPIGATRVALIEGQWVGFPTHTELERATFDMVVAGRVVKGADGAADEVAIMMVEAEATENTIDLVAGGATKPTEEVVAAGLEAAKPFIATLCQAQSELAAAAAKETREFPVFLDYQDDVLEAVTAGYSDATAAALTIADKQDRELELDRVKEQARSELAEQFAGREKEIGAAYRSLNKSLIRQRVLRDKIRIDGRGLTDIRTLSAEVEVLPRVHGSALFERGETQILGVTTLNMLGLEQKLDTLSPSRTKRYMHNYNFPPYSTGETGRVGSPKRREIGHGALAERALIPVLPSRDEFPYAIRQVSEALSSNGSTSMGSVCASTLGLLNAGVPLKAPVAGIAMGLISDTVDGKTEYVALTDILGAEDAFGDMDFKVAGTKDFVTALQLDTKLDGIPSEVLAAALSQARDARLHILDVMAEAIDRPDEMSPYAPRVTVVKIPVDKIGAVIGPKGQMINAIQDETGAQISIEDDGTIYVGASDGPAAAAAVDRINAIANPQMPKVGERFLGTVVKTAAFGAFISLLPGKDGLVHISKLGNGKRIGKVEDVVNVGDKLQVEIVEIDQRGKISLVPVADDAANAGETVPAGSGATEE; encoded by the coding sequence ATGTCCGAAAACGACGCCGTAAACGGCATCACCGAGACCGTGGCCACCATCGACAACGGATCCTTCGGCACCCGCGTGATCAGGTTCGAGACCGGCCGGCTGGCCAAGCAGGCCGCGGGCTCGGTGGTGGCCTATCTCGACGAGGACACCATGCTGCTGTCGGCCACCACGGCCGGCAAGAGCCCCAAGGAGCAGTTCGACTTCTTCCCGCTGACGGTCGACGTCGAGGAGCGGATGTACGCCGCCGGCCGGATTCCGGGATCGTTCTTCCGGCGTGAGGGCCGCCCGTCCGAGGACGCGATCCTCACCTGCCGGCTGATCGACCGCCCGCTGCGCCCGACCTTCATCAAGGGTCTGCGCAACGAGGTCCAGGTCGTCATCACGGTGATGGCGCTCAACCCCGACCACGCCTACGACGTGCTGGCCATCAACGCGGCCTCGGCATCCACCCAGATCTCCGGCCTGCCGTTCAACGGCCCGATCGGCGCCACCCGGGTCGCGCTGATCGAGGGCCAGTGGGTGGGTTTCCCGACCCACACCGAGCTTGAGCGGGCCACCTTCGACATGGTGGTCGCCGGCCGAGTCGTCAAGGGCGCCGACGGCGCCGCCGATGAGGTCGCGATCATGATGGTCGAGGCCGAGGCCACCGAGAACACCATCGACCTCGTCGCCGGTGGCGCGACCAAGCCGACCGAAGAGGTCGTCGCGGCCGGGCTCGAGGCAGCCAAGCCGTTCATCGCCACGCTGTGCCAGGCGCAGTCCGAACTGGCCGCCGCGGCCGCGAAGGAGACCCGGGAGTTCCCGGTGTTCCTGGACTACCAGGACGACGTGCTCGAGGCGGTCACGGCCGGTTACAGCGACGCCACCGCCGCGGCGCTCACCATCGCCGACAAGCAGGACCGCGAGCTCGAGCTGGACCGCGTCAAGGAGCAGGCGAGGTCCGAGCTGGCTGAGCAGTTCGCCGGCCGCGAGAAGGAGATCGGCGCCGCCTACCGGTCGCTGAACAAGAGCCTGATCCGCCAGCGGGTGCTGCGCGACAAGATCCGCATCGACGGCCGGGGCCTCACCGACATCCGGACGCTGTCAGCCGAGGTCGAGGTGCTGCCGCGGGTGCACGGCTCGGCGCTGTTCGAGCGCGGCGAGACCCAGATCCTGGGCGTCACCACGCTGAACATGCTGGGCCTGGAGCAGAAGCTCGACACCCTGAGCCCGAGCCGCACCAAGCGCTACATGCACAACTACAACTTCCCGCCGTACTCCACCGGCGAGACCGGCCGGGTGGGCTCGCCCAAGCGGCGTGAGATCGGGCACGGCGCGCTCGCCGAGCGTGCCCTGATCCCGGTGCTGCCCAGCCGCGACGAGTTCCCGTACGCGATCCGGCAGGTGTCCGAGGCGCTGAGCTCCAACGGCTCCACGTCGATGGGCTCGGTCTGCGCCTCGACGCTGGGCCTGCTCAACGCCGGTGTGCCGCTCAAGGCGCCGGTCGCGGGCATCGCGATGGGCCTGATCTCCGACACGGTCGACGGTAAGACCGAGTACGTGGCGCTGACCGACATCCTCGGCGCCGAGGACGCCTTCGGCGACATGGACTTCAAGGTCGCCGGCACCAAGGACTTCGTGACCGCGCTGCAGCTGGACACCAAGCTGGACGGCATCCCGTCCGAGGTGCTGGCCGCGGCCCTGTCCCAGGCTCGCGACGCCCGGCTGCACATCCTGGACGTGATGGCCGAGGCGATCGACCGGCCCGACGAGATGAGCCCGTACGCCCCGCGGGTCACCGTGGTCAAGATCCCGGTGGACAAGATCGGCGCGGTGATCGGCCCGAAGGGGCAGATGATCAACGCCATCCAGGACGAGACCGGCGCCCAGATCAGCATCGAGGACGACGGCACCATCTACGTCGGCGCCTCGGACGGGCCGGCCGCGGCCGCCGCGGTAGACCGGATCAACGCGATCGCCAACCCGCAGATGCCCAAGGTGGGCGAGCGGTTCCTGGGCACCGTGGTCAAGACCGCGGCGTTCGGCGCCTTCATCTCGCTGCTGCCGGGCAAGGACGGCCTGGTGCACATCTCCAAGCTGGGCAACGGCAAGCGGATCGGCAAGGTCGAGGACGTCGTCAACGTCGGCGACAAGCTGCAGGTGGAGATCGTCGAGATCGACCAGCGCGGCAAGATCAGCCTGGTGCCGGTGGCCGATGACGCCGCCAACGCCGGCGAGACGGTTCCGGCCGGATCGGGCGCCACCGAGGAGTAA
- the rpsO gene encoding 30S ribosomal protein S15 — protein MPLTKDVKQQLITEYGASDTDTGSAEVQIAMLSRRIADLTEHLKGHKHDHHSRRGLLLLVGQRRRLLNYLIKTDVNRYRSIIERLGLRR, from the coding sequence GTGCCGCTAACCAAGGACGTCAAGCAGCAGCTCATCACCGAGTACGGCGCCTCTGACACCGACACCGGGTCGGCCGAGGTGCAGATCGCCATGCTCAGCCGTCGGATCGCCGACCTCACCGAGCACCTGAAGGGCCACAAGCACGACCACCACAGCCGCCGTGGCCTGCTGTTGCTGGTCGGCCAGCGCCGCCGGTTGCTGAACTACCTGATCAAGACCGACGTCAACCGTTACCGCTCGATCATCGAGCGGCTCGGCTTGCGCCGATAG
- a CDS encoding HipA domain-containing protein, which translates to MIKVDALLVQLQRPTGEWIDVGILRSRENTNWFEVDDSYWAQPRRPVLGQIFEDRPVSWRPSSHVALPRWFSHLLPEGQLRHAVANAAGIHETREWQLLATLGSEDLPGAVRVAPWNSDSATEAPAVQAEDEEALGVDPVLKFSLAGLQMKFSIHKSARGLTVPVSGTAGNMILKLPDGRPGFQGVPEAEFAAMTLAGAVGIQIPQVQLLSAREVKGLGEWAEVSNRLSFAVARFDRSEDGRRVHAEEFAQILDIPPARERSKYDYTILKRLLTLPQG; encoded by the coding sequence ATGATTAAGGTCGATGCGCTGTTAGTCCAACTTCAGCGCCCTACGGGCGAATGGATAGACGTCGGAATCCTTCGATCTCGCGAGAACACTAACTGGTTTGAGGTAGACGATTCCTACTGGGCGCAGCCCCGACGTCCAGTTCTTGGACAGATTTTTGAGGATCGCCCCGTTAGCTGGAGGCCAAGTAGTCACGTGGCACTTCCTCGGTGGTTTTCCCACCTCCTGCCAGAAGGCCAGCTCCGACATGCGGTAGCCAATGCAGCTGGAATCCATGAAACGAGAGAGTGGCAACTCCTAGCAACGCTTGGAAGTGAAGACTTGCCGGGAGCTGTCCGTGTAGCTCCTTGGAACTCGGATTCTGCGACAGAGGCCCCGGCAGTTCAAGCTGAGGATGAAGAGGCACTGGGCGTTGATCCTGTGCTTAAATTTAGTCTCGCCGGCTTACAGATGAAATTTTCGATCCATAAATCTGCACGTGGCTTAACCGTTCCGGTTTCTGGTACGGCTGGCAATATGATTCTGAAGCTTCCGGATGGTCGACCTGGCTTTCAAGGCGTCCCCGAAGCAGAGTTCGCTGCTATGACGCTTGCTGGGGCAGTTGGTATTCAAATTCCACAGGTACAGCTGTTATCTGCACGTGAGGTCAAGGGTCTCGGAGAGTGGGCGGAAGTAAGCAACCGGCTGTCGTTTGCGGTGGCTCGATTCGACCGTTCAGAAGATGGGCGGCGAGTACACGCAGAAGAGTTTGCACAAATTCTCGATATACCTCCAGCGCGGGAGCGATCGAAGTATGATTATACCATTTTGAAGCGATTGCTAACGTTGCCGCAGGGCTAG
- a CDS encoding sulfate ABC transporter ATP-binding protein — translation MGIQTRGITKRFGDFVALEDIDLDVASGQLTALLGPSGGGKSTLLRIIGGLEEADSGSVVIDGVEATDIPAQRRNVGFVFQHYAAFKHLSVYRNVAFGLEIRKRPTAEIRQRVQELLELVHLDQFADRLPSQLSGGQRQRMALARALAVEPRVLLLDEPFGALDAKVRKELRDWLRRLHDEVHVTTVFVTHDQEEALEVADSLVVINHGRIEQVGSPNELYDHPVNDFVMGFLGPVTRLGEHLVRPHDIEVLTADSVGAVPASVRRLTRVGFQVRAELRADGPGLGGSAPGGSAPGGSATQGSELGGPASDELATAVQLTRGQADALGLRVGSRVWLRPSPHASVLTAG, via the coding sequence ATGGGCATCCAGACCCGGGGTATCACCAAGCGCTTCGGCGACTTCGTCGCGCTGGAGGACATCGACCTCGACGTCGCGAGCGGTCAGCTGACCGCGCTGCTCGGTCCCAGCGGCGGCGGCAAGTCCACCCTGCTGCGGATCATCGGCGGCCTGGAAGAGGCCGACAGCGGGTCGGTGGTGATCGACGGCGTGGAGGCCACCGACATCCCCGCTCAACGCCGCAACGTCGGCTTCGTCTTCCAGCACTACGCGGCCTTCAAGCACCTGTCGGTCTACCGGAACGTCGCCTTCGGCCTGGAGATCCGCAAGCGGCCCACCGCTGAGATCCGGCAGCGGGTGCAGGAGCTGCTGGAACTGGTGCACCTGGACCAGTTCGCCGACCGGCTGCCGTCCCAGCTCTCCGGCGGGCAGCGGCAGCGGATGGCGCTGGCCCGGGCGCTGGCCGTCGAGCCGAGAGTGCTGCTGCTGGACGAGCCGTTCGGCGCGCTGGACGCCAAGGTGCGCAAGGAGCTGCGGGACTGGCTGCGCCGGCTGCACGACGAGGTGCACGTCACCACCGTGTTCGTCACCCACGATCAGGAGGAGGCGCTGGAGGTCGCCGACTCGCTCGTGGTGATCAACCACGGCCGGATCGAGCAGGTCGGCAGCCCCAATGAGCTCTATGACCATCCGGTCAACGACTTCGTGATGGGCTTCCTCGGCCCGGTGACCCGGCTGGGCGAGCACCTGGTCCGCCCCCACGACATCGAGGTGCTGACCGCCGACAGCGTCGGAGCGGTGCCGGCCAGCGTGCGACGGCTCACCCGGGTGGGCTTTCAGGTCCGGGCCGAACTGCGCGCGGACGGGCCCGGGCTGGGTGGATCGGCGCCCGGCGGATCGGCACCCGGCGGATCGGCGACGCAGGGATCAGAGCTCGGCGGGCCTGCTTCCGACGAGCTCGCCACCGCTGTGCAGCTGACCCGCGGCCAGGCCGACGCGCTGGGCCTGCGGGTCGGCAGCCGGGTGTGGTTGCGGCCCTCGCCGCACGCCAGCGTGCTGACGGCTGGCTGA
- the aroQ gene encoding type II 3-dehydroquinate dehydratase: MSEDRSDEGAGPVRVLVLNGPNLGRLGSREPEIYGSTTYPELAALCVRAGAELGLAVEVHQSDAEAELIGWLHQAADQRLPVVLNPAGLSHTSIVLRDAVAARTAPLVEVHISNIHAREQFRHHSHVSAVASGVIAGLGVEGYVLALSWLSSTAADRPQPSQ, from the coding sequence ATGAGTGAGGACCGCAGCGACGAAGGAGCGGGTCCGGTCCGGGTGCTGGTGCTCAACGGTCCCAACCTGGGCCGGCTGGGATCGCGGGAACCGGAGATCTACGGCAGCACCACCTATCCGGAGCTCGCGGCGCTGTGCGTGCGAGCCGGCGCCGAGCTGGGGCTGGCCGTCGAGGTCCATCAGAGCGACGCCGAGGCCGAGCTGATCGGCTGGCTGCACCAGGCCGCCGACCAGCGCCTGCCGGTGGTGCTCAACCCGGCCGGCCTGAGCCACACCTCGATAGTGCTGCGCGACGCCGTCGCGGCCCGCACCGCGCCCTTGGTCGAGGTGCACATCTCCAACATCCACGCCCGGGAGCAGTTCCGACACCACTCGCACGTCTCAGCGGTGGCCTCCGGGGTGATCGCGGGCCTGGGCGTGGAAGGCTACGTGCTGGCGTTGAGCTGGCTTTCCTCGACCGCCGCTGACCGGCCGCAGCCGAGCCAATAG
- the cysT gene encoding sulfate ABC transporter permease subunit CysT, with amino-acid sequence MAELRVAPAGLRPAPRRQASRPSEERQRLGAASGAGLGLAVLWLSLLVLVPLAAVVAKGAGAGLDDFWAAVTTSEALSVIRLTVLAAVAVSLINAVMGTLIAWVLVREDFAGKRVLEVLIDIPFALPTIVAGLVLNTLYGPHSPIGVNWYATRPGVLVALLFVTLPFVVRTVEPVLLSLETDAEQAAASLGAGPIRTFTRIVLPAIVPAIAAGASLAFGRAMGEYGAVILISGQLPRTQVASQYIFQQIESGYLPDAAATATVLLLISVLVLASLRGLQRWAARRG; translated from the coding sequence GTGGCTGAGCTCAGGGTCGCGCCGGCCGGGTTGAGGCCCGCGCCGCGGAGACAGGCCAGCCGACCTTCGGAGGAGCGGCAGCGACTGGGCGCCGCCTCGGGCGCGGGCCTGGGGCTGGCGGTGCTCTGGCTGAGCCTGCTGGTGCTGGTGCCGCTGGCCGCGGTGGTGGCCAAGGGAGCCGGCGCCGGGCTGGATGACTTCTGGGCCGCCGTCACCACCTCAGAGGCGTTGTCGGTGATCCGGCTGACCGTGCTGGCCGCTGTCGCGGTCAGCCTGATCAACGCGGTGATGGGCACCCTGATCGCCTGGGTGCTGGTGCGCGAGGACTTCGCCGGCAAGCGGGTGCTCGAGGTGCTGATCGACATTCCGTTCGCCCTGCCGACGATCGTCGCCGGGCTGGTGCTCAACACCCTGTACGGCCCGCACAGCCCGATCGGGGTGAACTGGTACGCCACCCGGCCGGGTGTGCTGGTGGCGCTGCTGTTCGTGACCCTGCCGTTCGTGGTGCGCACCGTCGAGCCGGTGCTGCTGTCGCTGGAGACCGACGCCGAGCAGGCCGCCGCCTCGCTCGGCGCAGGTCCCATCCGGACGTTCACGCGGATCGTGCTGCCCGCCATCGTGCCGGCGATCGCCGCGGGGGCCTCGCTGGCGTTCGGCCGGGCGATGGGGGAGTACGGCGCGGTCATCCTGATCTCCGGCCAGCTGCCCCGGACCCAGGTCGCCTCGCAGTACATCTTCCAGCAGATCGAGAGCGGCTACCTGCCCGACGCCGCGGCGACGGCGACCGTGCTGCTGCTGATCAGCGTGCTGGTGCTGGCCTCGCTGCGCGGCCTGCAGCGCTGGGCGGCGCGCCGTGGCTGA